Proteins encoded together in one candidate division WWE3 bacterium window:
- a CDS encoding 50S ribosomal protein L25 → MTISASPRDVKSNIQTLIKDGILPAVVFGKETASISLSMKKADFAKVFKEAGESTLIDLMIDGEKEARPVLVSEMQLDPLSGRTIHVAFHQVQLKEKVTVEVPVVLVGESPVVKNGQGVLLTLINEIEVEAFPRDLPKEFSLDISGLTEVGMGIHIRDLKIADTATIKNAPDELVVKIDNLTVEEEPEVAAAVSEAEAIAGVQATKELTEEEKKKREDEAKAAKKTDKDK, encoded by the coding sequence ATGACCATTTCGGCTTCTCCACGCGACGTAAAATCAAATATTCAGACTCTAATTAAGGACGGTATTTTACCGGCGGTAGTTTTTGGTAAAGAAACCGCTTCCATCTCACTGTCCATGAAAAAGGCCGATTTTGCCAAGGTTTTTAAAGAGGCTGGTGAATCAACTTTGATTGATTTGATGATCGATGGCGAAAAAGAAGCTCGTCCCGTTCTCGTCTCCGAAATGCAACTTGATCCTTTAAGCGGTCGCACCATTCATGTGGCCTTTCATCAAGTCCAACTGAAAGAGAAAGTCACAGTGGAAGTTCCAGTGGTCTTGGTTGGCGAATCACCGGTCGTTAAAAACGGCCAAGGTGTCCTTTTAACTCTTATAAATGAAATTGAAGTCGAAGCCTTTCCGCGTGATCTACCCAAAGAATTTTCTTTAGATATCTCTGGACTAACTGAAGTTGGAATGGGAATTCACATTCGGGATCTTAAAATTGCCGATACGGCGACGATTAAAAACGCGCCGGATGAATTAGTGGTTAAGATTGATAATCTAACAGTCGAAGAAGAGCCGGAAGTAGCGGCCGCTGTCTCTGAGGCTGAAGCCATTGCCGGCGTTCAAGCCACTAAGGAGCTCACTGAAGAGGAAAAGAAGAAGCGCGAAGACGAAGCCAAGGCCGCCAAGAAGACAGATAAGGACAAGTAA